Genomic window (Fluviispira vulneris):
GCATAATAGCAACCGACGGGGGTTCCCGTGCTATCACTGGCAAATAAAGTTGGATTCGATGTTAAAGGCACAGCTGCCGTATCTGCAGTTAAATTTGTAAATGATGAGGTTAAAGTAGAGTCAAATGGAAGAAGCGTCGATGTAGTCGTACAACCGAGAGCAGAGGATGTTCCTCCACCTAACATTGAAATATTATAAGGTGTGTAAGTACAAGTGCTCGTTGTGTTTTGCGCTGCATTATTGATAGAAACAGGATTGAGATAAAAAGTCCAACCACCAGGGTTTGCTTTACAACCTGTGGCAACACCATTCGCATCGCGGTCAAGCCAATAAAGCAAAACATAGCCAGAAAAAGTGTTGTCAGTTGTTTTTGTAAGATTCGTGCTCGTAGAATCGGCAGCTGCAAGGTTTGTTGGAGCTGCTAAATTCACCACTATGGCGCTGTCAGCCGAAGTAACTGACATAGTTGGGGGATAAAGCATGGCACCTTTGTCCGCTTGCCATGAAAATTTTAAAGAATTATTCACTGAAGAACTATATATTGGAATAATTCCCAATGCATTGTTTGAAGTGTCAATTAGATTTTGCACTTTAGCTGGTAATTTATTATTTATGCTTGCATCGGTGAAATATAAAGTAACAATTATTGTTCCAACATAAACATTATTAACAGTCCTCATTCCTGTATCATTGACTTCCACGGTCACATTATCGTTACTTTTATTTGATAAATAATAATCTTGTGGACTGCCATTATTAGTATCAACAAAACGCACTCCCCAGTTTTGATTGGAATAATCAATAGGAATTGTCGCATCTGCTGGGTTATAAAGTTTAATGCTATAAGTTAGGACTAATTTAGAAATATTATCTTTTGCCTGCACAGGAGGCATAAAGGAAGCTGTATAACTATTTGCGGCATAAACTTTCACTGAACTTGCAGAACATGTTACGTTTGTCGTTAACGTTGAATCACAAACATCGAGAGCTAAATTTGAAGTTTGAGCATAACTTAATTGAGCATTAAAATTTAAATATAAATAAAAAAAAACAAGAATTACATTTTTCACAGTTCAGACTCTTTCAGTGAATTATTTTCTTTTTAAAGAAATAATTGTTCCATTTAGTGCGCAATGATTAATAACTTGAATTGCATTCAATGCTGCACCCTTTCTTAAATTATCACTCACTATCCACAGGGATAAGCCATTTTCAAAAACGTCTGTCGTACGAATGCGACTGACATAAACTTCATCTTTGCCATGGGCTTCACGTGGTGTGACAAATAGTTCAAAATCATCTTCTTCAAGTTTAGAGCTTTCATCTATCACGCGCAAACCTGCAAATTTTGCCAGTATTTCTTTAACATGTTTAGTTGTTACCTTGTTTTTAAACTCTAAAGTAACAGATTCGCCATGCCCTACAAAGGTTGGCACTCTCACACTAGTAGCAGCCAATGGAAGATTTGTTTTTTCTAAGATTTTACGTGTTTCTGCAATAATTTTTGCTTCTTCGTCAGTGTCGCCATTTTCTAAAATTCCAGCCACAAATGGCATAACATTAAAAGCAATTGATTTGGGAAAAACATCGGATTTGCCGCAGGTGAGATCTTGGTTGACAAAAAAGCTTTGGGATTCTTCAGTCAGGGTTTCCACTCCAGGTTTGCCTGCACCCGAAACACTTTGATAGGTTGATACGATAGCACGTTTAAGTGAAAATTCTTCATCTAAAGCTTTTAAAACCATAACGAGAGGAATTGTACAGCAATTTGGACTTGCTATAACAGGAAATTTTGCAATTTTTTCATACGAAAGTGTATGGCCATTGACTTCTGGCACAACGAGTGGAACGTCCGGATGAGCGCGAAATGCCGATGATTTATCTATGCAAAGGATACCTTTCTCAGCAAGTTTTGGAATATATTCTTGTGAAATAGCTGCATCGGTAGCGAACAACAATGCATCACATTCAAGCATAGAATCTAAATGAATTTCTTCAATTGTTACCTTAGTATTTCTAAAATTGAAAACTTTACCAGCAGAACTACGAGAAGCATACATCTTTAATTTTTTAACTTTGAATCCTGAAAAATCATCGGCAAGAATATCAAATGCAGTTTGCCCAACAACTCCGGTGGCACCAACAATTCCAATGGTCAATTCTAACATGTACGTATGCTCCAAAAAATTAATTAAGATTCCTCTGAATTATTTCCAGCTTCAAAAAGTTCTTCTTCTTCCTCTGCTCTATCTTTGCGTGTGAATAACCATAAAATGGGTCCATGTGAACAATAGATAATTAAAAGCAATGCTAAAGAAACAACAAATTGAATATTAAAAAATAATGCAAATATAATTAAGACCGCTGCAAAAACACGGAAAGGTCTTTTTCTCGGCAAACGAATTGCCTTATGACTTATATATTCAAATGTTGAGATCATGCCAAGGGCTAATAAAAAAGTAATTATGAGAAGAGTTGTATTTCTTACATCTACACTCGTCAATGCCTGCGCAAGAGTCACTTCCCAATGAGCATGATCGACATTTGTCCAACTTGCGAGTTCTTGTTGAGCCATAATAAAAACGGCTAAAGGAGCTGCAGCCATAGGAATAGGGATACCTGTAAAATTACCGTTTGCTCTGCCCATTGAACTTTGCACATTAAAACGTGCCAATCGTAAAGCTCCACAGGCTGCAAAAATAAATGCAACACAAAAACCAAGCCTAAAAAATTCATTCAAACCATAGTTATAGATAACAACCGCTGGCGCAACACCAAAAGAAACAAGATCACACAAAGAGTCGAGCTGTACACCAAATGAACTTTGAGTATGGGTTAACCGCGCAACACTACCGTCCAAACCATCACATATTCCTGCAGCCAAAATTGCATATGCAGCAAAGACGAAATTTTGCATTTCTCCACTTATCCTGCCATCTATGGAGTACTTTATTGCAAGTAAACCAAAAAATAATGAGGTGGCAGTGATAAGGTTGGGCAACAAATAAATACTTGATTTGACACGCCGTCTTTTTTCAGTAAAAGACGTTACATTAAGTTGTCCTTTGTCATTAAAATTTTCATCTCGCATATCGCTATTCATTTATTTAATCCTTCATTTAATTTTATGACTGGGCCAGGTTCTCTTCCATATTCAGGAATAAGCGAGTCAACAAATATTCTATCTTCATTTCGTGCATGTAAAAGACTTGCCAAAAGATCAAAAAAAGTAACAAAACCTGTGGATTCATCATCTTCTTGATAATCACCCAATTGCTCAATAAACTCATGTTCTACAGACATTTTGCGACATATTTCAAGGAGCTCTGGGGTTAAAAATGTTTTCACTGGCAAGAGATTGATCGGCAATCCCATTTTTAATCCATTGGCAAAAGCGCATCCGAGGCGCAAACCTGTAAAAGACCCAGGGCCTGTGCCGACAAGCAATGTTTTAATTTCGTGAGATTTAATGGAAAATCTCTCCAACGTTTTAGTGTATAAGTGAAAAAGATTTTCCGCAGTTTTTCCTTTCACTCGTGAGAAGATCAAGTCTTCAAATTCAAGTAATTCTATATTGTCATCACGAATTTGAGTCATCTTTGAATTCTTTATGAGAGTATAATAATCAAGCTCATTGAAAGATGATGAAAAAATAAGATCACTTTTAAAGAGAGCAATCCCCACACCTCTTCTATGCGTAAGAATAAGGGCAAAGGGGAATTCAAGTTGAGAAAACACAAAATATCCTTTAGATTAAAAGCGTATCAAGCGCAAAATATCATTATAAAATACCACAACAAAAAGTCCTAAAAGAATAAGTATTCCAGCTCGCTGAACGCCTAATTGAATTGATTTTGGAAGTGGCTTGCCATATGCCGACTCAACCGCATGTAGCAGCAATGCACCACCATCAAGGGCAGGTAAAGGCAGGAGATTCATCATTCCAACATTTATGCTTATAAATGCCATGGTAAAAACAAAAGTCATCAATCCACCTTTAGCTGCATCACCAGCAACACCTGCAATGGCAATTGGTCCGCCAAGGTTAGACAAAGGGATGGAACCTGTCACCAGCATTTTTATGCTTGTCAATGTCAAGCTCATTTGACTGAGCATAGAATGAAAGCCTTTTTCAAACGCATCTAAAATTGAGTTTGCTTTAAATAAAACAGGCTTTAAAGCTACATTTTGAGTCATAAATTGCAAAGGAAAATCCAAAAATAAATGTTCTCGATTAAGATGATCAACGCCCTGGCGCAAAGGAATGCCACAATTTAATGATGCCTGTGTGCCATTTGCACGAATCACATCCATTTTAATATTTGCTTTGGCTAATTTATCGCTCTGCTGCATAGCACTTTTTGTTAATTTATCGAGCCAAATATAAAATTGAGACAGAGAAAGAATCCTGCCATATCCTTCTACAGCATAAAGGGTATCTCCTGGACTTAATCCACAGCTTTTCCAACCTTCTTGTGCAGATATCAATTTGTTTCCTTTTGGTAATTCAGAAAATAAGGAAACGGTTTGGTCCGTTGAAAGAAGATCTTTAGCCCAAGGAATGTCTTGCAATTTTTTATGTTTTAAATAATTTTCTGCCCAGTTTTTTAGTTTATTATCTGTTAATTTAAAATTAATTGTTAATAACTCTGTTTTACTATTTTCTCCCTTTCGTTCAATCACAAATACTATTGGAGAATTAGGAGTGTATTTATTATTTTTAATATTTTGAGCTAGAGTATATTCTGACTTAGAATTTGTTGTTCTTCGCATTGCATAAATAACTTCATATAGATAATTAGTTTCTTTTCCATTTATTTTAAGAATTTTGTCCCCACTTTTTAAACCCAAGCTTGCAAAAAATGAGTCTTTAATTACTACAATATTTGGTGAATTAAATGAATTCACTATGCCTATCCGGCCCACAAATTGTGTATTGCCAAAAATAGTTTCAACTTCTTCTTTTTTTGGAATAAGTTCGAGCTGTACATCTTTTCCGTCTCTTTCAATAACGACAGCTAATTTATTTTCTGCATTTTTTGAAATAACTGATGACAATTGTGACCAATTTGCTACCTCTTTTTCATTGATTTTTAGAAATTTATCTCCTGTTTCTAAGCCAAAACTTTCTGCTACTGAGTCAGGTAAAACAGAAATAACAGGAAGTTCCTGAGGAATACCAAATACACTAATTCCAGTTAATACAAAAAAACTTAAAATAAAATTTGCAAGAGGCCCTGCAAAAGAAACAATTGCTCTTTTATAAACTTTTGCATGTAAAATAGATTTTTCTCTATTTTCCATGGGAATATTTTCTTCAATATCAGCCCCATAAAATCGAACATAACCACCAAGAGGAAACCAATTGATTCTGTAATCTGTAGTCCCTTTTTTGATTGAAAAAGCTTTTGGTCCAAAACCTATACTAAATTCTTCGACTTGAATTCCAAAAATTTTGCCTGCGACAAAATGTCCAAGCTCATGAACAAATACGACAACTCCTATAAGAATAATAAAGGCAATAATCGTATTTGAAAATATTGTCTGTAGAATTTCCATCTACACAATCCTTTCTCATCTCAGCCAAGAGTCATGTTGAATGATTTTTCTGCTATTTGCTCAGACGTTCTACCAAAACGTCTTTCTCTTAAAGAATACATATGTAACAGCTCTACCATTTTTTCTGAATCAAAATCTGGCCACAATATATTGTCAAAAAAGAGCTCAGCATATGCTATTTGCCACAATAAAAAATTGCTGACACGATACTCACCACTTGTTCTGATAAACATATCTAATGGAGGAAGACCGTTTGTATCTAGAGATTGCTCGAATATCTTTTCATTTATATCATTTGGTTTGAGTTCTTCTTGCTGAACTTTTTTGACAATTTTTTTCACGGCACGCAGTATTTCCCCTTGCGCACCATAACTTAATGCAATGCATAAATGCATACCTGTATTATTTTTTGTGTCTTTTTCTAAATTCTCAATTAACTCGACTATGTCTTTAGATAATTTAATGCGATTCCCAATAACTCTAAATTGAACATTTTTCTCGACAATCCGTTTGTGTTCTTTTCGGATATACCACCTAAGAAGTCCCATAATTCCATATACTTCTTCTTCTGGCCTGCACCAATTTTCTTCTGAAAAAGCAAATAGAGTTAAAGCTTCTATTCCTAAATTTCCGCAAAGTTCTGTGATTTCTTGAACTCTTTCAACCCCTTTATGATGACCCGAAATACGGGGCAGAACTCGCTTTGTAGCCCAACGTCCATTCCCATCCATCACAATTCCAATGTGCTGAGGAAGTTTAAGAGGATTTAAGTTCCATTTATCACAATAACTATTCATGATTTATGCCTGTGAAAAACTGCAATGTTAGACAAATAAACACATCAATGTTAAGTAAATCTCAGTGTTTGACAATTCTCAAGATTACGAATCTGCAATCTGACACATATAAATACTCGAGATCAAGCTTCTGGTGAAGTCAATTTTAAAAATTGACAGCCAGATTCTATGCCATTAGCTTAGCAAAAGCTCATTAGAGCCTAACCCAGTCTGACATGTGTAGGAATGATAAAAATATGGCAAATGATATCCAAAAGACTAAAAAAGCAAGTTTGAGCACTCAAGGTTATAGAGGAACTCGAGACTTTTTTCCTGAAGATCAACGCTTAAAAAATTACGTTTACACAAAAATTCACACTGTCATGCATTCTTTTGGATATGAAGAATATAACGGCCCTATTGTTGAGCATCTAGAACTTTATGCAGCAAAATCAAGTGAAGAAATTGTTCGCGAGCAACTTTATTCTTTTAAAGATAAAGGAGATAGAACTCTTGCCATTCGTCCCGAAATGACACCAACTCTTGCAAGAATGATAGCCTCTAAACAAAAAGAGCTTACTCGCCCAATCCGTTGGTACAGTATTCCGACCTGCATGCGTTTTGAACGCCCGCAACGCGGCAGATTGCGTGAATTTGATCAACTCAATGTTGACTTATTCGGTGGCATCCCACTCGATGAAGATGTGGAAATTATCCTCACTGCTATTGAAGTTCTTAAAAGTGTTGGGGCGACAGATGATCAATTTACAGTTAAAGTAAATCACCGTGGAATCATAAACGCATTTCTTGATCATAATTTAAGCGTTTCTAAAGATATCATTCCACAATTATTACGTCTTCTCGACAAAAGAGATAAAATTTCTTCTGAAGTTTTTCATGCAGAGTGTAAAAAACTTGAATTAGATGAAAAGAAAATTCAAAGTCTTGAAGTCTTTCTCAATTCTTCGATTGAAGAAATTATTCAAATACTCAAGGAAAACTCTCTAGATGCAGTTGAACTTAAAAAAAGAATAGATATTTTAAAAGAGCTAACCAACTCGCACTGCGTCAAATTTTCTCCTGATATAATGCGCGGATTCGATTATTACACCGGCATGGTTTTCGAAGTTTTTGATAACCATCCTGACAATAACCGTGCACTTTTTGGAGGGGGTCGTTATGACAATCTTGTTGGTGCATTTGGTGGGGATGAGTTGCCAGGAATCGGCTATGGGATGGGTGATGTGGCTATTTTAAACTTTATGGAATCTCACAATCTCACTCCGAAATTAAAAAAAGAAACCGATGTATGTGTTCTTCGTTTTTCAGAAAATGACAGACTGGATTCTCTCAAAATTGCCACTATTTTAAGAAATTATCAAATTAAAGTAGAAGCGCCTGTTGCACAGAGTAAATTTGGCAAACAAATTCAAAATGCAGAAAAATCTGGAGCAAAAGCAGTTGTATTTCGTGGCAATGATGAACTACAAAACAATTTATTTGCAGTTAAATGGCTTAATTCAGGTGAACAAGAAACTTTTGCAAATGAAAAGAAAGGTTACGAACAATTTATTCATAAATTAAAAAATATTTAATAACTTCGCAGAAACCATTGAATGATTTGAAAGAAATCCGAGTAAAAGCAATTCTCATTTAAATAAATATCATCATACAAAACCCATTCAACTTTAGCAATATTTTTTCCTGCCGTTACCTTAGGGTACGGTACGTCATTTAATTCGAAAAGAAATGTATGTGAAATCGTTTTTTCTAAAGGATTTCTTCCGGCATAATCAAAAGTTCCTTCTTTTTTATAATATTGCCTTAATTTTTCTGGAGAAATACGAAGTCCCGTTTCTTCCAATAAAGCACGAGCAACACACTCAAAATAAGATTCATTTGTTTTGGGTGTGGCCTCTGGCAGAGAATATAAATTTTGTGAAAATATTTCTTTTCTTTTAACAAATAAAAAATAACCTCCACAAGCTATAATTGCATTACAAACTGTTTTTTCAGGTTCTTTTTTCATATGTAACTTTAATGATTCATAAGCATTAAATTTGGCTTTTAATATTTTATAGTCTTCAGTTCTTTTAAATTTTTTTAAATAAGGTATAACTCCTTCAGGAATATGCTCATATAATGCTACAGTTTTATCTCTTAAAAAATAATTCATGCGAATATCTGTGGCATTGATTCCCATATAATTTCCTGTTTCCATAAATTTCCAATTTGGAAAAAGGCGTAAATAATACGATGAAGAATCTTTCTCGTGACCAATTATTGCAATTGATTTATCAGATCCAACCTTTTTTTCAACTTCATTAATAATATTACTTTTCCAAATATCTTCATTATAAAGCCTGTCCCGTATACAGATAAACTGAATTTTCTTTAATTGTGCAGGGGAAAGAGCAGATTGAATCATTGCAATGCGTTCTTCGGCTGCCCAAGGACCGCGTATCGATGCTGACATCCGATAGCTACCTAAAATAATGATAAGCTGCTGTGCACTTTGCAAAGCAATTCTCACACTATTTACATGTCCTTTATGAAAAGGCTGAAAACGACCTATAAACACCGCAACATCAAATTTAAATGATTTTTGCTTTACCATGAAAACTCCTCTCACTCAGACCAATACAATAACACTTACCGTATTAAATTTAGGACTTCTAGTGCTTGACACTTATATACAACAGTAATACAGTCCTGCCATCATTCGTTAGTCTACGAATGCCGTATTTCTAATCATAAGAAGGAATTCTGTCATGAAGATTGCTTCAACAAAAAAATGGGCACTTGTTGCAGCCCTCGCATGTTCCCCTTTGATCTCGCTTGCAGCAAATGCAACGACACCCATCCCTCAAACTGCAAAGAAAAGTACAGTGACCTTCAAAAACGACGAAGAAAAAGCAGGATATATTATAGGCCATCAATTTTCATCTAGCATCAATGGCTCTGATTTTAAAATTGACAAAAAAGCATTGCTCAAGGCTTTTGATGAAGGTTTAAATGGTAAGAAATCTGAGTTGACTGAAAAAGAATCTCAAGAATTCATGCAAAAATATTTAACTGAACAACAAAAACTTATTGGTGATAAAAACCAAAAAGCAGGCGAAGAATTCTTAAATAAGAATAAGAAAGAAAAAGGCATCGTAACTCTTCCGAGTGGTCTTCAATACAAGATCGTTTCTGAAGGAAAAGGTGGAAAACCAAAAATAACAGACACTGTGACTGTTAATTACGAAGGTACTTTAATCAATGGTAAGGTTTTTGATAGCTCCTATGAACGCGGTCAACCTGCAACATTCCCTGTCAACGGTGTGATCAAGGGCTGGACAGAAGCACTCCAACTTATGCCTGAAGGTTCTACTTGGATGCTTTATATTCCTGCTTCTCTAGCATATGGCGCTCAGTCTCCATCCCCAAATATTGGACCAAACTCTACACTTGTATTTAAAGTGAACCTCGTTTCTATTGCTAAACCTGCAGCACAGGCTCCAGCAAATGAAAATGTAAAAAAATAATTAAAATTTAAATATTTTTTTTATATTAAAAGGCATCCTTTTCAGGATGCCTTTTTCGTAATCAATTTATAAATAAACTTTTTTATAAATATAAATTGTTTTGCCGTGAATCTGAAATAAATTTAAAATCATTTCCGTAAGTATCATGTCCTTCTATAGTTAACTTAAAGTAGACATCTGCTGAGACACGTGTACAGCCATTGCAATAACTTTGTGTAACCAATGCCAAATCATTTTTCTGAAAAGAAGCAAAACTAAAATATGAGCCATCTAAATTAATGCTATCTATAAAATTTGGTTTATGTTTTAAGGAGATAAGATCCAATACTTGAAATTTTCTCCCGTATTTAAAGTTATAATTTATACCAACATCATAGTTGTTGTTAGAATTGTATTTCAAACTTGGAGAATTATCGTAATAACCGCGAACTAAATTAAAGCTCTCACGATTGAATTTAAGAGGTTTCAACCCTGTCGTATAATGCTCACCAAATGTTGTATCTGTCATAGAAAAACTACTTAAACGATAGTGATAAAGATTGGGATAAACTTCAACCTTTGGCGAAACTCGAATTACAGAGCGAGTTGATGCAGTGAATCCAAAACCAGTACTTTTTTCTTGCACAAGATGAAAAAGATTTTCATTGGGATATATAATTTTATCTGAACTTTGAATTGTTAAAAATCCGTTATCACTCGTTTTAATCGTTTTTATTTCGCCTGATTTATTGATATAATCAATCTTCCCACCTATAATAATATTTTCACCCCCATTGCTCGAAGTAAAAAACAATTTGTGATTATTATAAGAATCATTCGTAGGAGAATTCATACAACGGGAGAATTTATTTTTCGTTTGCGAAACACTGTATGTACTGTTTCCTTTATTTTGTTCAATAAA
Coding sequences:
- a CDS encoding aspartate-semialdehyde dehydrogenase, which translates into the protein MLELTIGIVGATGVVGQTAFDILADDFSGFKVKKLKMYASRSSAGKVFNFRNTKVTIEEIHLDSMLECDALLFATDAAISQEYIPKLAEKGILCIDKSSAFRAHPDVPLVVPEVNGHTLSYEKIAKFPVIASPNCCTIPLVMVLKALDEEFSLKRAIVSTYQSVSGAGKPGVETLTEESQSFFVNQDLTCGKSDVFPKSIAFNVMPFVAGILENGDTDEEAKIIAETRKILEKTNLPLAATSVRVPTFVGHGESVTLEFKNKVTTKHVKEILAKFAGLRVIDESSKLEEDDFELFVTPREAHGKDEVYVSRIRTTDVFENGLSLWIVSDNLRKGAALNAIQVINHCALNGTIISLKRK
- the pssA gene encoding CDP-diacylglycerol--serine O-phosphatidyltransferase, translated to MNSDMRDENFNDKGQLNVTSFTEKRRRVKSSIYLLPNLITATSLFFGLLAIKYSIDGRISGEMQNFVFAAYAILAAGICDGLDGSVARLTHTQSSFGVQLDSLCDLVSFGVAPAVVIYNYGLNEFFRLGFCVAFIFAACGALRLARFNVQSSMGRANGNFTGIPIPMAAAPLAVFIMAQQELASWTNVDHAHWEVTLAQALTSVDVRNTTLLIITFLLALGMISTFEYISHKAIRLPRKRPFRVFAAVLIIFALFFNIQFVVSLALLLIIYCSHGPILWLFTRKDRAEEEEELFEAGNNSEES
- the rseP gene encoding RIP metalloprotease RseP — translated: MEILQTIFSNTIIAFIILIGVVVFVHELGHFVAGKIFGIQVEEFSIGFGPKAFSIKKGTTDYRINWFPLGGYVRFYGADIEENIPMENREKSILHAKVYKRAIVSFAGPLANFILSFFVLTGISVFGIPQELPVISVLPDSVAESFGLETGDKFLKINEKEVANWSQLSSVISKNAENKLAVVIERDGKDVQLELIPKKEEVETIFGNTQFVGRIGIVNSFNSPNIVVIKDSFFASLGLKSGDKILKINGKETNYLYEVIYAMRRTTNSKSEYTLAQNIKNNKYTPNSPIVFVIERKGENSKTELLTINFKLTDNKLKNWAENYLKHKKLQDIPWAKDLLSTDQTVSLFSELPKGNKLISAQEGWKSCGLSPGDTLYAVEGYGRILSLSQFYIWLDKLTKSAMQQSDKLAKANIKMDVIRANGTQASLNCGIPLRQGVDHLNREHLFLDFPLQFMTQNVALKPVLFKANSILDAFEKGFHSMLSQMSLTLTSIKMLVTGSIPLSNLGGPIAIAGVAGDAAKGGLMTFVFTMAFISINVGMMNLLPLPALDGGALLLHAVESAYGKPLPKSIQLGVQRAGILILLGLFVVVFYNDILRLIRF
- a CDS encoding isoprenyl transferase encodes the protein MNSYCDKWNLNPLKLPQHIGIVMDGNGRWATKRVLPRISGHHKGVERVQEITELCGNLGIEALTLFAFSEENWCRPEEEVYGIMGLLRWYIRKEHKRIVEKNVQFRVIGNRIKLSKDIVELIENLEKDTKNNTGMHLCIALSYGAQGEILRAVKKIVKKVQQEELKPNDINEKIFEQSLDTNGLPPLDMFIRTSGEYRVSNFLLWQIAYAELFFDNILWPDFDSEKMVELLHMYSLRERRFGRTSEQIAEKSFNMTLG
- the hisS gene encoding histidine--tRNA ligase, encoding MANDIQKTKKASLSTQGYRGTRDFFPEDQRLKNYVYTKIHTVMHSFGYEEYNGPIVEHLELYAAKSSEEIVREQLYSFKDKGDRTLAIRPEMTPTLARMIASKQKELTRPIRWYSIPTCMRFERPQRGRLREFDQLNVDLFGGIPLDEDVEIILTAIEVLKSVGATDDQFTVKVNHRGIINAFLDHNLSVSKDIIPQLLRLLDKRDKISSEVFHAECKKLELDEKKIQSLEVFLNSSIEEIIQILKENSLDAVELKKRIDILKELTNSHCVKFSPDIMRGFDYYTGMVFEVFDNHPDNNRALFGGGRYDNLVGAFGGDELPGIGYGMGDVAILNFMESHNLTPKLKKETDVCVLRFSENDRLDSLKIATILRNYQIKVEAPVAQSKFGKQIQNAEKSGAKAVVFRGNDELQNNLFAVKWLNSGEQETFANEKKGYEQFIHKLKNI
- a CDS encoding NUDIX domain-containing protein produces the protein MVKQKSFKFDVAVFIGRFQPFHKGHVNSVRIALQSAQQLIIILGSYRMSASIRGPWAAEERIAMIQSALSPAQLKKIQFICIRDRLYNEDIWKSNIINEVEKKVGSDKSIAIIGHEKDSSSYYLRLFPNWKFMETGNYMGINATDIRMNYFLRDKTVALYEHIPEGVIPYLKKFKRTEDYKILKAKFNAYESLKLHMKKEPEKTVCNAIIACGGYFLFVKRKEIFSQNLYSLPEATPKTNESYFECVARALLEETGLRISPEKLRQYYKKEGTFDYAGRNPLEKTISHTFLFELNDVPYPKVTAGKNIAKVEWVLYDDIYLNENCFYSDFFQIIQWFLRSY
- a CDS encoding FKBP-type peptidyl-prolyl cis-trans isomerase, yielding MKIASTKKWALVAALACSPLISLAANATTPIPQTAKKSTVTFKNDEEKAGYIIGHQFSSSINGSDFKIDKKALLKAFDEGLNGKKSELTEKESQEFMQKYLTEQQKLIGDKNQKAGEEFLNKNKKEKGIVTLPSGLQYKIVSEGKGGKPKITDTVTVNYEGTLINGKVFDSSYERGQPATFPVNGVIKGWTEALQLMPEGSTWMLYIPASLAYGAQSPSPNIGPNSTLVFKVNLVSIAKPAAQAPANENVKK